A single region of the Cereibacter sphaeroides 2.4.1 genome encodes:
- a CDS encoding ATP-binding protein gives MSDDALSRIAAALERMSPPPMPAPDFSAVDAFAWHTSPDRLEPVPRVARVDLSLLVGVNRARDILLDNTEHFARGLPANNALLWGSRGMGKSSLVKAIHAAVVAKGLPLKIVELSREDLPSVQRLLKHLRGAPFRFILFCDDLSFSHDDQHYKSLKAVLDGGIEGRPENVILYATSNRRHLMPRDMIENERSTAISPSEAVEEKVSLSDRFGLWLGFHPCSQDEYLEMIRGYCAAHGLSVAEEELRAEAIEWQATRGARSGRVAWQFFTDLAARHGVAL, from the coding sequence ATGAGCGACGACGCCCTGTCGCGCATCGCGGCGGCGCTCGAACGGATGAGCCCGCCGCCGATGCCCGCCCCGGACTTCTCGGCGGTGGATGCCTTCGCGTGGCACACGTCGCCCGACCGGCTGGAGCCGGTGCCGCGGGTGGCGCGGGTGGATCTTTCGCTTCTGGTGGGGGTGAACCGGGCGCGCGACATCCTGCTCGACAATACCGAGCATTTCGCGCGCGGGCTGCCTGCGAACAATGCGCTCCTCTGGGGCTCGCGCGGGATGGGCAAGTCGAGCCTCGTCAAGGCGATCCATGCGGCGGTGGTGGCCAAGGGCCTGCCGCTCAAGATCGTCGAGTTGAGCCGCGAGGATCTGCCCTCGGTCCAGCGGCTCCTGAAGCATCTGCGCGGCGCGCCGTTCCGCTTCATCCTGTTCTGCGACGACCTGTCGTTCAGCCACGACGACCAGCATTACAAGTCGCTGAAGGCGGTTCTGGACGGCGGGATCGAGGGGCGGCCCGAGAATGTCATTCTCTATGCGACCTCGAACCGGCGGCATCTGATGCCGCGCGACATGATCGAGAACGAGCGCTCGACCGCGATCAGCCCCTCCGAGGCCGTCGAGGAGAAGGTCTCGCTCTCGGACCGGTTCGGGCTCTGGCTGGGCTTCCATCCCTGCTCGCAGGACGAGTATCTCGAGATGATCCGCGGCTATTGCGCGGCCCACGGGCTGAGCGTTGCCGAGGAGGAGCTGAGGGCCGAGGCCATCGAATGGCAGGCCACGCGCGGCGCCCGCTCTGGCCGGGTGGCGTGGCAGTTCTTCACCGACCTTGCGGCGCGGCACGGCGTGGCGCTCTGA
- a CDS encoding peptide chain release factor 3, with the protein MLDQSNRPALPPEIARRRTFAIISHPDAGKTTLTEKFLLFGGAIQMAGQVRAKGEARRTRSDFMALEKERGISVSASAMSFDFSQWRFNLVDTPGHSDFSEDTYRTLTAVDAAIMVIDGAKGVESQTRKLFEVCRLRDLPILTFCNKMDRESRDTFEIIDEIQSNLAIDVAPASWPIGMGRDFLGCYDILHDRLELMDRADRNRVAESIKIEGLDDPMLAQHVPAEQLEKLREELEMARALLPAFDRQSFLEGHLTPIWFGSAINSFGVKELMSGMGEFGPEPQIQKAAERGIAPEETPVTGFVFKVQANMDPKHRDRVAFVRLASGHFERGMKLLHVRSKKPMAVTNPVLFLAADRELAEEAWAGDIIGIPNHGQLRIGDALTEGEALRFTGIPSFAPELLQGVRAGDPMKAKHLEKALMQFAEEGAAKVFKPMIGSGFIVGVVGALQFDVLASRIELEYSLPVRFEGSQFTSARWVMGPKAAVEAFVNVNKGHIAHDSDGDLVYLTRLQWDIDRVSRDHPEVRLTATKEMMV; encoded by the coding sequence ATGCTGGACCAGTCGAACCGCCCCGCCCTGCCTCCCGAAATCGCCCGCCGCCGGACCTTCGCGATCATCTCGCATCCGGACGCCGGCAAGACGACTCTGACCGAGAAGTTCCTCCTCTTCGGCGGCGCGATCCAGATGGCGGGTCAGGTCCGGGCCAAGGGCGAGGCGCGGCGCACGCGCTCGGACTTCATGGCGCTGGAGAAGGAGCGCGGGATCTCGGTCTCGGCCTCGGCCATGAGCTTCGATTTCAGCCAGTGGCGCTTCAACCTCGTCGACACGCCCGGCCACTCGGACTTCTCGGAAGACACCTACCGCACGCTGACGGCGGTCGATGCGGCCATCATGGTGATCGACGGCGCCAAGGGCGTGGAAAGCCAGACCCGCAAGCTCTTCGAGGTCTGCCGCCTGCGGGACCTGCCGATCCTGACCTTCTGCAACAAGATGGACCGGGAAAGCCGCGACACGTTCGAGATCATCGACGAGATCCAGTCGAACCTCGCCATCGATGTGGCGCCCGCCTCCTGGCCCATCGGCATGGGGCGCGACTTCCTCGGCTGCTACGACATCCTGCACGACCGGCTGGAGCTCATGGACCGGGCCGACCGGAACCGGGTGGCGGAGTCGATCAAGATCGAGGGGCTCGACGACCCGATGCTCGCCCAGCATGTTCCGGCCGAACAGCTCGAGAAGCTCCGCGAAGAGCTCGAGATGGCGCGCGCGCTCTTGCCCGCCTTCGACCGGCAGAGCTTCCTCGAAGGCCACCTCACCCCGATCTGGTTCGGCTCGGCGATCAATTCCTTCGGCGTGAAGGAGCTGATGAGCGGCATGGGCGAATTCGGCCCCGAGCCGCAGATCCAGAAGGCGGCCGAGCGCGGCATCGCGCCCGAGGAGACGCCGGTGACGGGCTTCGTATTCAAGGTGCAGGCCAACATGGATCCCAAGCACCGCGACCGGGTGGCCTTCGTACGCCTCGCCTCCGGCCATTTCGAGCGCGGGATGAAGCTCCTCCACGTTCGCTCGAAGAAGCCGATGGCGGTGACGAACCCCGTGCTCTTCCTCGCCGCCGACCGCGAGCTTGCCGAGGAGGCCTGGGCGGGCGACATCATCGGCATTCCGAACCACGGCCAGCTTCGCATCGGCGATGCGCTGACCGAGGGCGAGGCGCTGCGCTTCACCGGCATCCCCTCCTTCGCGCCCGAGCTTCTGCAGGGCGTGCGGGCGGGCGATCCGATGAAGGCCAAGCATCTGGAAAAGGCACTGATGCAGTTCGCCGAGGAAGGTGCGGCTAAGGTCTTCAAGCCGATGATCGGCTCGGGCTTCATCGTGGGCGTGGTGGGTGCGCTGCAGTTCGACGTGCTGGCCAGCCGGATCGAGCTGGAATATTCGCTGCCCGTGCGGTTCGAGGGCTCGCAATTCACCTCGGCGCGCTGGGTGATGGGGCCGAAGGCGGCTGTCGAGGCCTTCGTCAACGTCAACAAGGGCCATATCGCCCATGACAGCGACGGCGACCTCGTCTATCTCACCCGCCTGCAGTGGGACATCGACCGCGTGAGCCGGGATCACCCGGAGGTGCGGCTGACGGCCACCAAGGAGATGATGGTCTGA
- the tatB gene encoding Sec-independent protein translocase protein TatB — MFDIGWSELLVIGVVALVVVGPKDLPEMFRTLGRVTAKARNMAREFQRAMEAAADETGVKDVVKDVKNVTSPRSMGLDAMKQAADRFEKWDPMKPQQGAPKPAAPASSIPAAKAQQGAGAAAVTAPPASEPAAPVPQAPAAAAPEAASPAPAEPKSNA, encoded by the coding sequence ATGTTCGACATCGGCTGGAGCGAGCTGCTCGTCATCGGCGTGGTGGCGCTGGTCGTGGTGGGTCCCAAGGACCTGCCCGAGATGTTCCGCACCCTCGGACGTGTGACAGCCAAGGCCCGCAACATGGCGCGCGAGTTCCAGCGCGCGATGGAGGCGGCGGCGGACGAGACCGGCGTCAAGGATGTGGTGAAGGACGTCAAGAACGTGACCTCGCCGCGCAGCATGGGTCTCGACGCGATGAAGCAGGCGGCGGACCGGTTCGAGAAATGGGACCCGATGAAGCCGCAGCAGGGCGCGCCGAAGCCGGCTGCTCCGGCGAGCAGCATTCCGGCCGCGAAGGCCCAGCAGGGCGCAGGCGCCGCTGCCGTCACCGCGCCGCCCGCATCCGAGCCGGCTGCCCCGGTGCCGCAGGCTCCTGCGGCGGCGGCCCCCGAGGCCGCGTCCCCCGCGCCGGCCGAGCCCAAGAGTAACGCATGA
- the tatA gene encoding twin-arginine translocase TatA/TatE family subunit, whose translation MLNNIGLPGLLLIAVVVLVLFGRGKVSSLMGEVGKGINAFKKGIKEETAEIENRPETTRDVTPASERDKV comes from the coding sequence ATGCTCAACAATATCGGTTTGCCCGGCCTGCTGCTCATTGCGGTGGTGGTGCTCGTGCTGTTCGGGCGCGGCAAGGTCAGCTCGCTCATGGGCGAAGTTGGCAAGGGGATCAATGCCTTCAAGAAGGGCATCAAGGAAGAGACGGCCGAGATCGAAAACCGCCCCGAGACGACGCGCGACGTGACGCCCGCCTCCGAGCGCGACAAAGTCTGA
- the tatC gene encoding twin-arginine translocase subunit TatC, with the protein MSLDSRDDIDSSSAPLIEHLAELRNRILISLAAFLVAMLASFTVWNPIFNFLTHPICDALNARGQDCSLILIKLQEGFFVAIRISVMGGIILSFPIIAWQMWRFVAPGLYRNEKAAFLPFIVASPLMFLLGGIFAFYIVLPIAFDFFLGFQQFMTEQPGAVREDGTMPLAGVVFQGSMEQYLALTTTFILAFGLCFQLPVLLTLMGKAGLVTARGLSSMRKYAIVLILIVAAFATPPDMMSQMILFGAVYPLYEISILLIRRIERKREAELRAQGLWFEDENEEEDGKA; encoded by the coding sequence ATGAGCCTCGACAGCCGAGACGACATCGACAGTTCCAGTGCTCCGCTGATCGAGCATCTGGCAGAGTTGCGGAACCGGATCCTGATCTCGCTCGCGGCCTTTCTGGTCGCTATGCTGGCGTCGTTCACGGTCTGGAACCCGATCTTCAACTTCCTCACCCACCCGATCTGCGACGCGCTGAACGCGCGGGGGCAGGACTGCTCGCTGATCCTCATCAAGCTGCAGGAAGGCTTCTTCGTGGCCATCCGCATCTCGGTGATGGGGGGCATCATCCTCTCCTTCCCGATCATCGCATGGCAGATGTGGCGTTTCGTGGCGCCGGGGCTCTACCGCAACGAAAAGGCGGCCTTCCTGCCGTTCATCGTCGCCTCGCCGCTCATGTTCCTGCTGGGCGGCATCTTCGCCTTCTACATCGTGCTGCCCATCGCCTTCGACTTCTTCCTGGGCTTCCAGCAGTTCATGACCGAGCAGCCGGGCGCTGTGCGCGAAGACGGCACGATGCCGCTCGCAGGCGTGGTGTTCCAGGGGTCGATGGAGCAGTATCTGGCGCTGACCACGACCTTCATCCTGGCCTTCGGTCTCTGCTTCCAGCTTCCGGTCCTGCTCACGCTGATGGGCAAGGCGGGGCTCGTGACGGCGCGGGGCCTCTCCTCGATGCGCAAATATGCCATCGTGCTGATTCTGATCGTGGCGGCCTTCGCGACGCCGCCCGACATGATGTCCCAGATGATCCTCTTCGGCGCGGTCTATCCGCTCTACGAGATCTCGATCCTGCTCATCCGCCGGATCGAGCGGAAGCGCGAGGCCGAGCTGCGGGCGCAGGGGCTGTGGTTCGAGGACGAGAACGAGGAAGAGGACGGCAAGGCATGA
- a CDS encoding SDR family oxidoreductase codes for MDLGIRGRRALVCASSKGLGLGCAAALAEAGVDLMMNARGAEALEAAAEDLRQRFGANVTTVAADIVSEEGRARVLEAAGAVDILVTNAGGPPPGLWSDWTRDDFIRALDANMLTPIALMTALLPAMIESGWGRVVNITSQSVRAPIPALGLSNSARTGLTGYVAGTSRQVAQHGVCINNLLPGIHDTDRAEALDRNAMKAQGITREEARAQRAASIPTRHYGRAEDFGAACAFLCSEHARFIVGQNLLVDGGGTNLTV; via the coding sequence ATGGATCTGGGTATTCGCGGTCGCCGGGCACTGGTCTGCGCCTCGTCGAAGGGGCTGGGCCTTGGCTGTGCGGCGGCTCTGGCCGAGGCCGGTGTCGATCTGATGATGAACGCGCGCGGCGCCGAGGCGCTCGAGGCGGCGGCCGAGGATCTGCGGCAGCGGTTCGGCGCGAACGTGACCACGGTGGCGGCAGACATCGTCTCGGAAGAGGGGCGGGCGCGGGTGCTCGAGGCCGCGGGCGCGGTCGACATCCTCGTGACCAACGCGGGCGGCCCCCCGCCCGGCCTCTGGTCGGACTGGACGCGCGACGATTTCATCCGGGCGCTCGATGCCAACATGCTGACGCCCATCGCGCTGATGACCGCGCTGCTGCCGGCCATGATCGAAAGCGGCTGGGGCCGCGTCGTCAACATCACCTCGCAGTCGGTGCGCGCCCCGATCCCGGCGCTCGGCCTGTCGAACTCGGCGCGCACGGGGCTGACGGGCTATGTGGCGGGCACCTCGCGGCAGGTGGCGCAGCACGGTGTCTGCATCAACAACCTGCTGCCGGGCATCCATGACACCGACCGGGCCGAGGCGCTCGACCGCAATGCGATGAAGGCGCAGGGCATCACGCGCGAAGAGGCCCGCGCGCAGCGGGCGGCCAGCATCCCCACCCGCCACTACGGCCGGGCCGAGGATTTCGGCGCCGCCTGCGCCTTCCTCTGCTCCGAGCATGCGCGCTTCATCGTGGGCCAGAACCTGCTGGTCGACGGCGGCGGCACCAACCTCACGGTCTGA
- a CDS encoding ABC transporter ATP-binding protein: MPPEPAPSEPSGSSVPQSPANPPRLKVEHLTRAFGGTPVVDDVSLDVAAGQVACLLGPSGCGKSTTLRMIAGVERPDRGRIAFDGQPVSDERLFQPPEARSVGLMFQDFALFPHLTVAQNVAFGLRSGRDERDRRVAELLERVNLVGYGTKHPHQLSGGEQQRVALARALAPRPRVMLMDEPFSGLDNRLRDGIRDTTLEILKEEGAAVLLVTHEPDEALRMADEILLMRAGRIVQRGSPYNIYNAPADRAAAAFFSDINVIRGTSRGALTRTPFGEFLTPGHADGAEVEIVIRPQHLKIDFDRNGRGPNPTPAEGTPARGRVVRARFLGRESLVEFVMDSDGSRLTASVPNVFLPKPGTALWLMIRRDRCFVFPARR, translated from the coding sequence ATGCCGCCAGAACCTGCCCCGAGCGAACCAAGCGGATCAAGCGTGCCCCAATCCCCTGCCAATCCTCCACGCCTGAAGGTCGAGCATCTGACGCGCGCCTTCGGGGGCACACCTGTCGTCGATGACGTGTCGCTCGATGTGGCGGCGGGGCAGGTGGCCTGCCTCCTCGGCCCCTCGGGCTGCGGCAAATCCACGACGCTGCGCATGATCGCGGGGGTGGAGCGCCCCGACCGGGGGCGCATCGCCTTCGACGGCCAGCCGGTCTCGGACGAACGCCTGTTCCAGCCGCCCGAGGCGCGGTCGGTGGGGCTCATGTTCCAGGATTTCGCGCTGTTTCCGCATCTGACCGTCGCGCAGAACGTGGCCTTCGGGCTGCGGAGCGGGCGCGACGAGCGCGACCGCCGGGTGGCCGAACTGCTCGAGCGGGTCAATCTGGTGGGCTACGGGACGAAACATCCCCACCAGCTGTCGGGCGGCGAGCAGCAGCGGGTGGCGCTGGCGCGGGCGCTCGCGCCGCGGCCGCGGGTCATGCTGATGGACGAGCCCTTCTCGGGGCTGGACAACCGGCTCCGCGACGGGATCCGCGACACGACGCTCGAGATCCTGAAGGAGGAAGGGGCGGCGGTGCTCCTTGTCACGCACGAGCCCGACGAGGCGCTGCGGATGGCCGACGAGATCCTTCTCATGCGCGCCGGGCGGATCGTGCAGCGTGGCTCGCCCTACAACATCTACAATGCGCCGGCCGACCGTGCAGCGGCCGCCTTCTTCTCGGATATCAACGTGATCCGCGGCACCTCGCGGGGGGCGCTGACCCGGACGCCCTTCGGCGAATTCCTTACCCCCGGTCATGCCGACGGGGCCGAGGTCGAGATCGTGATCCGTCCGCAGCATCTGAAGATCGACTTCGACCGCAACGGACGCGGGCCGAACCCCACGCCCGCCGAGGGCACGCCCGCCCGCGGGCGGGTGGTGCGCGCGCGGTTTCTCGGCCGCGAGAGCCTCGTCGAATTCGTCATGGACAGCGACGGATCGCGGCTGACGGCCTCGGTGCCGAACGTCTTCCTGCCGAAACCCGGCACCGCCCTCTGGCTGATGATCCGCCGCGACCGCTGCTTCGTCTTTCCCGCCCGCCGCTGA